Part of the Cohnella candidum genome, AACGCGGCTGGCCACCGCATACGGAAAACACGTGACGGAGCAGTTTTCCGCCGCGTTTGCCGAGCGGGGATTCGCCGTCGTCAGCGGCTTGGCCAAAGGCATCGATACGTGCGCCCACAAGGGGGCCCTCCATCGGTCAGGAGGCACGATTGCCGTTCTCGGAACGCCCGTGGACCGCATCTATCCGCCCGAAAACCGGCAGCTCTACCGGGACATCGCCGACAAAGGGCTCATCGTCTCCGAAGCGCCGCCCGGAACGCCTTACCACCCCGGCATGTTCCCTTCCCGCAACCGGATCATCGCGGGACTTGCCCTCGCCGTGCTGGTAACGGAAGCTCCGGAAGAAAGCGGTGCGCTGATTACGGCCAGTCAAGCGATCGAGGCGGAACGTCCCGTATTCGTCGTGCCCGGGCCGGTAACTTCACCGAGAAGCCGAGGCGGCATGTTGATGTTAAAGGACGGGACGGCGAATCCGGTTCTGGATCCCGAAGACGTGATCAGCCGATTCAACGCTTTTGTTTCCGATAACGGGCCATCCCGAACGGCAAACGCGCACGCCGAGTCCATGAGTGAAGAAGAAGACGTCATCTACCGGCTCGTGCTCGAAGAACCGAGGTCCGTGGACGAGCTGGCCGCGGCCGTCGGAATTCCGTTCGGGCAGCTTCACGCCGTTTTGCTCTCCTTGCAGATGAAGAGGCGGATCCAGCGCTTGCCGGGCTCGGAATATGCCTCACTATAACGCCGCACTTCACGCGTCGTTACGAATCAGCAGGTATACGATCAGGCCCAGGACGGGGAAGAAAAACAATCCGATCAGCACGATCAAAGCGAATTCGGCGCTTCTCCCTCTCCTTCTGCAGTCCCGAAACGCCCAGACGCAGATCGCGATATGCAAAATGAAAAGCTCGGCAGGGACAAGCAGAAAAAATATCAGGAACATGAAAGCCATGGATGATCTCTCCTTTCCACCGATACCTCACCATACGGCCTTCGGAACGAAAAGATGCGGTGACTTTTACGCGCTCGCATGCCCTCCGATGTTCGCCTTATAATGAAGAGAAAATCCGGGGGATTTGACCGAGCCGGGCCGAATGCTGTACGATGTGTGCGATGATCGCAAGCGAAACGCTCGTATACGCGGCGTTTGCGTTGGCCGCGAAGAACGTTTATGCTATCTAATGAAAATAAGGGTTCGACAGATTCCCGGGTTCGAACATCGCTCCCTCTGACCGTCCGTCCGAGCGGGACGCCGGCCAAGGGACATGTTGACCGCAGGAGAGGAGGAATGAATGTGGCGGATTCCCTCGTTATCGTTGAATCCCCGGCCAAAGCCAAGACGATCGGCAAATACTTGGGCAGCAAGTTCATCGTCAAGGCGTCGATGGGCCACATTCGAGATCTGCCCAAGAGTCAGATCGGCGTTGAAATCGAAAACGAATTCCAACCGAAATACATCACGATACGCGGCAAAGGCAACGTTTTGAAAGAATTGAAGGACGCAAGCAAAAAGGTGAAAAAAGTGTATCTCGCGGCTGACCCTGATCGCGAAGGGGAAGCGATCGCCTGGCACTTGGCGCATTACCTGGAGTTGGACGAGAAGGACGCCTGTCGCGTCGTGTTCAACGAAATCACGAAGCAAGCGGTCAAAGACGCCTTTAAAACCCCGCGTCCGATTGACATGGATCTTGTGAACGCGCAGCAAGCAAGACGCGTGCTGGACCGACTGGTCGGCTACAAGATCAGCCCGCTGCTCTGGAAGAAGGTCAAGAAAGGCCTCAGCGCCGGCCGCGTGCAATCCGTCGCGGTGAAGCTGATCATGGACCGCGAGAATGAGATCAAAGCGTTCGTTCCGGAAGAATACTGGAGCATCACCGCGCATTTGATGAAAGAGAGCGCGTCGTTCGAAGCGAAGTTCCACTCCGTGAACGGCGAGAAGAAAGAGCTCAAAAGCGAAGACGACGTCAAGGAAGTGCTCTCCCGCATCGGGCAAACCCCGTTCAAGGTGGGAGAGGTCAAAGAAAAGGAACGGCAGCGCAATCCATCACCGCCGTTCATCACCAGTTCGCTGCAGCAGGAAGCCGCCCGCAAGCTGAATTTCCGCGCCTCCAAAACGATGCAGGTCGCCCAGCAGCTGTACGAAGGCGTCGACCTCGGCAAGGAAGGCACCGTCGGTCTCATTACTTACATGCGTACGGATTCCACGCGGATTTCGCCCGTGGCCCAAGAAGAAGCGAAAGCGTTCATCGGTGAGAAGTACGGGGCCGCTTACGTTCCCGAAACCCCGCGTGTCTACACGAAGAAAAACTCGACCGCGCAGGATGCGCACGAAGCGATCCGTCCGACGTCCGTGCTTCGGGAACCCG contains:
- the dprA gene encoding DNA-processing protein DprA; protein product: MEIKVISRETLAALHETDGIGWITIRDLLADREKPPIRPGMREGDLRDYGLKPKQASALAKNLDAARMEERRANFERQGISYVTLADPDYPARLRRTEDPPPVLYYKGNSEMFARPSIAVVGTRLATAYGKHVTEQFSAAFAERGFAVVSGLAKGIDTCAHKGALHRSGGTIAVLGTPVDRIYPPENRQLYRDIADKGLIVSEAPPGTPYHPGMFPSRNRIIAGLALAVLVTEAPEESGALITASQAIEAERPVFVVPGPVTSPRSRGGMLMLKDGTANPVLDPEDVISRFNAFVSDNGPSRTANAHAESMSEEEDVIYRLVLEEPRSVDELAAAVGIPFGQLHAVLLSLQMKRRIQRLPGSEYASL
- the topA gene encoding type I DNA topoisomerase translates to MADSLVIVESPAKAKTIGKYLGSKFIVKASMGHIRDLPKSQIGVEIENEFQPKYITIRGKGNVLKELKDASKKVKKVYLAADPDREGEAIAWHLAHYLELDEKDACRVVFNEITKQAVKDAFKTPRPIDMDLVNAQQARRVLDRLVGYKISPLLWKKVKKGLSAGRVQSVAVKLIMDRENEIKAFVPEEYWSITAHLMKESASFEAKFHSVNGEKKELKSEDDVKEVLSRIGQTPFKVGEVKEKERQRNPSPPFITSSLQQEAARKLNFRASKTMQVAQQLYEGVDLGKEGTVGLITYMRTDSTRISPVAQEEAKAFIGEKYGAAYVPETPRVYTKKNSTAQDAHEAIRPTSVLREPDSVKSYLSRDQLRLYKLVWDRFVASQMSSAVLDTMTVDLNNGPVQFRAAGSKLKFPGFMKIYVEGNDDGSTEEDRLLPPLTTGETVTTSQIDPKQHFTQPPPRYTEARLVRTLEELGIGRPSTYAPTLETIQKRGYVAIEEKKFVPTELGELINQVMEEFFPEILDAEFTAHMEGNLDHVEEGDENWVHVIGDFYKSFEKRLIVAEDEMKEIEIRDEPSDEICDKCGNPMVYKMGRFGKFLACSGFPECRNTKPIVKDTGVGCPKCGKGQIVERRSKKGRLFYGCDRYPECDYVSWDKPVAKPCPDCGGMMIEKRSRGNVTWHCTACGHDESPPEADEAAE
- a CDS encoding PLDc N-terminal domain-containing protein, which gives rise to MAFMFLIFFLLVPAELFILHIAICVWAFRDCRRRGRSAEFALIVLIGLFFFPVLGLIVYLLIRNDA